In Methanoregula formicica SMSP, the DNA window CTCGGGCGGTTCTTCGGGAAACGCTCGCACGGGCTCTCGAACGATGAACGGGGACGGGGCCTGAAGATCGCCCTTGCCCTTGAGGAGAACCAGCCGTACAAAAAGTTTGCCGGTACCTGCTGGGTCTGCGGGAACTTCTTCGATGATGTGCCGCTCTGGGCGGACCGCGTTATCTACGCAACGAAGGACATCGAGTTCTCGACGTTCCTTGCCGGTTGCCGGGTCCCGCCCATGATTGCCGAGAACGAGGAGATGGTCTGGAGCGATCTCTCGCTTGCGGAGCCCGAACCCTTCAAGTCCGAGGTGAACCGGGAGGTCGGGAAGGCCGTATCGGCACGGACCGGCAAGGTCGTTGACTTCAAAAAGCCCGAGGTTGTCACCATTCTCGATCCTGCAACCGGTGGCGTGGAGGTCCAGATCAACTCAGTCTTTTTCTATGGGAGATACCAGAAGTTCGAGCGGGGCATCCCCCAGACGCACTGGGACTGCCGTGCCTGCAAGGGGGCAGGCTGCGAGAAGTGTAACTTTACCGGTGCCCAGTATCTCGACTCGGTCGAGGAACTGATCGGGCGGCCCGTGATCGAGATGTTCAACGCGGAGAATGCGATCCTCCACGGCGCGGGTCGCGAGGACATCGATGCCCGCATGGTCGGGACAGGGCGGCCCTTCATCCTTGAAGTAGTATCGCCAAGGAAGCGTTCCATCGACCTTGCGGAACTGGAAAAAACCATCAACAGCACTGCGGGCGGCAGGATCTCCGTTGCGATCAGGCGCTGGGCTGACCGTGCGGAGGTGGAAACCCTTAAATCAAACAAAGCGCATAAAAAATACAGGATCCTGGTCGAGGTTGACGGCGAAATAGCGGCGGATGAGTTCGCAAAAGCCGTAAAAACCCTGGAGGGCGTCACAATATACCAGCGCACGCCTGAACGGGTTGCTCACCGCCGGGCCGACAAGGTCCGCGAGAGAACAGTCCTCGGAATCGAGTGTGTAGGGGAGCAGGACGGCAAGTTTATTGTCGAAGTCCTGGGCGAAGCCGGCCTCTACATAAAAGAACTCGTGTCCGGGGACTCCGGGCGAACCCGTCCGAGTCTTGCCGAGATCCTGAAACGAAGCGCTCGCGTCACCAGCCTCGACGTTACGCAGGTGGAAGGAGCACAGGAGGGAGAATAAACCATGGCACATCACAATGGTCCAAGGAAGAAGACACGGTATAAGTACAAGAAAGAGTTAAGAAAGCGCGGACTGCCGCCGGTAACCTCGGTTATCCAGCGGTTCGAGATCGGCGACCGTGTCCACGTTGTTGTCGAGCCGAGCGTCCAGAAGGGGATGCCCCACCGCCGCTTCCACGGAAAGACCGGCACCGTCATCGGCCAGCGCGGCCGTGCATGGATGCTTACCATCCGCGATGGCGACGCCGAAAAGACCGTCATTGCAAGACCACAACATCTAAAAGCGCAGAAGTAAATTCACTGTCAGGTGATTGGCATGAAAGTAAAGGGTATTATTAGCGAAGAGAAGGTCACGCTCCCCGAGATGCGCAGCGTCCTCTTACGGGTAGAGTCCGAGAGGCTGGCCGCCGAGAAGGAGATGTCCTACGAGTTCAGGCGCAGTATCGAGCATGCCAATCAGCTCTCCAAGACGGATCCCGAGAAATCCCGCGATCTGGTCTCTGAACTCATCAAGATGGAGAAGATGAAGCCCGAGATCGCGTACCGGATTGCCAATATCATGCCCAAGACCCGTGATGAGGTCCGGGCGATCTTCGCGAAAGAGCGGTTCACCTTATCTCCCGAAGAGATCGATTCCATCATCGAACTGGTCATCACACATTACTGAGGTGTTGATCATGAAGGCGGAGAAGAAAGAGGTCAACGCGATAGTGCTGGATGTCCTGCTAAAAGGCCACCCGGATGACCCGCGTCCCCCGTTCAAGCGGGAACCGATCGTCCAGGCCATGGGCCTTGAGCAGTTCAAGCTGCTAGAGCTTGTGCCAAAGCCGGGTGTCCGGATCGAACTGCACGACAAAGTCTACATAGGCGATGCCGAGCGCGACAAGGTCGAACGCGTCAAGCGCCGGATCGGGTACGAGGAGCTGACCCAGACGGCAAAGGGCGAGCTCCCGTTCATCATCGAGAAGATCGTAAAGGAGCGTGAGCCCGATTTTGTCACGTTTTTTAACAAGGCAATCTCGATAACGCCCAAACTCCACATGCTCCACCTCCTCCCGGGCATCGGCAAGAAGCTGATGTGGGAGATTCTGGAGTCCCGGAACCGGAAGCCGTTCGAGAGTTTCGCCGACATCTCCGCACGGATCAAGGCGATCCCCCACCCGGCAAAAATGGTCCAGGCACGGATCCTTGAGGAACTCCAGGACAAGGATACCAAGTACCACCTGTTCACCACGAAATGAAAGCGCAGCACGACCAGCACTTCCTCATCGACCCGAATGCGGTGAACCGCATCGCGGACCTGACAGAGGTGCAGGACAAAAAGGTGCTCGAGATCGGGCCGGGCAACGGGGCGCTGACCCGTGCCCTGCTCGACCGGGAAGCCTTCGTGCATGCGATCGAGCTGGACACCCGTCTCGTGGAACAGCTTACCGATACGTTTTCTCGCGAGATCGCATCCGGCCAGCTCGTGCTCCAGCACGGCGATGCCACCCGGTGCACCTTCCCCCCATTCGAGATCACGGTCTCAAACCTTCCCTACTCCGCCTCATCCAAGATCACGTTCCGGCTGCTGGAACAGAACTTCGAGGTCGGCGTCCTGATGTACCAGGCAGAGTT includes these proteins:
- a CDS encoding tRNA pseudouridine(54/55) synthase Pus10, with amino-acid sequence MGMNEQVKAILAYGETCDHCLGRFFGKRSHGLSNDERGRGLKIALALEENQPYKKFAGTCWVCGNFFDDVPLWADRVIYATKDIEFSTFLAGCRVPPMIAENEEMVWSDLSLAEPEPFKSEVNREVGKAVSARTGKVVDFKKPEVVTILDPATGGVEVQINSVFFYGRYQKFERGIPQTHWDCRACKGAGCEKCNFTGAQYLDSVEELIGRPVIEMFNAENAILHGAGREDIDARMVGTGRPFILEVVSPRKRSIDLAELEKTINSTAGGRISVAIRRWADRAEVETLKSNKAHKKYRILVEVDGEIAADEFAKAVKTLEGVTIYQRTPERVAHRRADKVRERTVLGIECVGEQDGKFIVEVLGEAGLYIKELVSGDSGRTRPSLAEILKRSARVTSLDVTQVEGAQEGE
- a CDS encoding 50S ribosomal protein L21e: MAHHNGPRKKTRYKYKKELRKRGLPPVTSVIQRFEIGDRVHVVVEPSVQKGMPHRRFHGKTGTVIGQRGRAWMLTIRDGDAEKTVIARPQHLKAQK
- a CDS encoding RNA polymerase Rpb4 family protein, giving the protein MKVKGIISEEKVTLPEMRSVLLRVESERLAAEKEMSYEFRRSIEHANQLSKTDPEKSRDLVSELIKMEKMKPEIAYRIANIMPKTRDEVRAIFAKERFTLSPEEIDSIIELVITHY
- a CDS encoding DUF655 domain-containing protein → MKAEKKEVNAIVLDVLLKGHPDDPRPPFKREPIVQAMGLEQFKLLELVPKPGVRIELHDKVYIGDAERDKVERVKRRIGYEELTQTAKGELPFIIEKIVKEREPDFVTFFNKAISITPKLHMLHLLPGIGKKLMWEILESRNRKPFESFADISARIKAIPHPAKMVQARILEELQDKDTKYHLFTTK